In Pseudopipra pipra isolate bDixPip1 chromosome 5, bDixPip1.hap1, whole genome shotgun sequence, the following proteins share a genomic window:
- the MRTFA gene encoding myocardin-related transcription factor A isoform X3, giving the protein MPPLKSPAAFHEQRRSLERARTEDYLKRKIRSRPERSELVRMHILEETSAEPSLQAKQLKLKRARLADDLNEKIAQRPGPMELVEKNILPVESSLKEAIIVGQVNYPKVADNSSFDEDSSDALSPEQPASHESQGSVPSPMDSRICEPLPSTTGTSLAQGSSQLQISADSSETLFLPEQPPPPLPPPPLLPPSLTNGVALTAAKPPPTLIKQSQPKSASEKSQRSKKAKELKPKVKKLKYHQYIPPDQKQDKGAPPMDSSYAKILQQQQLFLQLQILNQQQQHYNYQTILPAPPKPPGEQQSSTSAPAVRNLSATVSSASSGSSGSSGLMRQNSNAAVGKPGPLPANLDEMKVAELKQELKLRALPVSGTKTDLIERLRAYQEQNGTAGQTTSAPKSSTAAVLTKAAEVVVAFPAARLSTGTALVTTGIAPAEVVVATVTGGSVMKFGSTGSTPPVSPTPSERSQMSTGDENSGTGDTFGEMVTSPLTQLTLQTSPVQFLVKEESTKSASCSINAAPRSERCSTGNSRDAEIRDKDQMLQEKDKQIEELTRMLKQKQQLVEMLRLQLEQEKRSQQSQLAPTAAGEGTALASKPGAFGTQVKSENGFLSCQFAKQSSGQTDQFSPAPPASQMDTSNPSPVPKKAVMVKQEVPAAEAEPLCQSHSPRLFLGQQGSALSDLIKGTPPPTLITDSTGTHIVLTVTKQSAERQGLSPHGKAGSSCPALQRVQSSPAKTPSQAPCQPPASTPQQPPQQQQPRGLNQSKPSSQPSSPAAPSPSQMDLEQQQHTPLFGTPPPALPVPSVPVKEPPPGYEEAMKKQPKAQENGCSSQQMDDLFDILIESGEISADFKDQSSPAGKEPPVACSPPPSSHHSSELAVPVSLGQPVLVGRLEDFLESSTGLPLLTAGHDGPEPLSLIDDLHSEMLSSSAILDHPPSPMDTSELHFAHEPSGSITLDLAEANLDSMDWLELPGGPVMSLAPLSTAAPSLFSTDFLDGHDLQLHWDSCL; this is encoded by the exons CTCTGAAAAGTCCAGCTGCATTTCATGAACAAAGAAGGAGTTTGGAGCGGGCCAGG ACAGAGGACTATCTGAAACGGAAAATCCGGTCCCGGCCGGAGAGATCAGAGCTGGTTAGGATGCACATTCTGGAAG AGACCTCAGCTGAACCCTCCTTGCAGGCTAAGCAGCTGAAGCTGAAGAGAGCCAGACTGGCAGATGACCTTAATGAGAAGATAGCGCAGAGGCCAGGCCCCATGGAGCTGGTGGAGAAGAACATCTTGCCTGTGGAATCGAGCCTGAAGGAAGCTATTATTG TTGGACAGGTGAACTACCCAAAGGTTGCAGACAATTCCTCCTTTGATGAGGACAGCAGTGATGCCCTCTCCCCGGAACAGCCAGCCAGCCATGAGTCCCAAGGGTCTGTCCCATCACCGATGGACTCTCGGATTTGTGAGCCTCTCCCTAGCACCACTGGCACATCACTAGCTCAG GGTTCATCCCAGTTGCAGATTAGTGCAGACTCCAGTGAAACTCTTTTCCTACCTGAGCAGCCACCCCCGCCTCTGCCACCTCCACCTCTTCTGCCCCCTAGTCTTACCAATGGAGTGGCTCTTACTGCTGCCAAGCCCCCACCAACACTCATTAAG CAAAGCCAGCCCAAGTCTGCTAGTGAGAAGTCTCAGCGCAGTAAAAAAGCCAAGGAGTTGAAGCCGAAAGTCAAGAAGCTTAAATATCATCAGTATATTCCCCCGGACCAAAAGCAGGACAAGGGAGCTCCTCCCATGGATTCATCCTATGCCAAAatactgcagcagcagcagctctttctccagcttcaGATCCtcaaccagcagcagcagcactacAACTATCAGACGATCCTGCCAGCCCCACCAAA gCCTCCAGGGGAGCAGCAGAGTAGTACCAGTGCCCCTGCCGTGCGCAATCTCTCTGCCACAGTCAGCAGTGCATCTTCAGGATCCTCTGGTTCCAGTGGGTTGATGAGACAAAACAGTAATGCTGCGGTGGGCAAGCCTGGCCCTCTCCCTGCCAACCTGGATGAGATGAAG GTAGCAGAGCTGAAGCAAGAGCTGAAGTTGAGGGCCTTGCCTGTCTCAGGCACAAAGACGGACCTGATTGAGCGTCTCAGAGCTTACCAAGAGCAGAACGGTACAGCCGGCCAAACAACCTCCGCTCCCaaatccagcacagcagctgtccTCACAAAAGCTGCTGAAGTGGTGGTAGCCTTCCCAGCTGCCAGGCTGAGCACAGGGACAGCCCTTGTCACCACTGGCATTGCACCAGCAGAAGTAGTTGTGGCCACAGTCACAGGTGGCAGCGTGATGAAGTTTGGCAGCACAGGCTCGACTCCTCCTGTTTCTCCAACTCCTTCCGAGCGCTCACAAATGAGCACAGGGGATGAGAACTCGGGCACTGGAGATACCTTTGGAGAGATGGTGACCTCACCCCTCACCCAGCTCACCTTGCAGACATCTCCAGTGCAGTTCCTGGTGAAGGAAGAAAGCACCAAGTCTGCCTCCTGCAGCATAAATGCAGCACCCAGGTCAGAGCGGTGTAGCACTGGTAACAGCAGAGATGCAGAAATTAGGGACAAAGACCAGATGCTGCAGGAGAAGGACAAGCAAATCGAGGAACTCACCCGCATGctgaaacagaagcagcagctggttgAGATGCTTAGGCtacagctggagcaggagaagcgCTCTCAGCAGTCACAACTGGCCCCAACGGCTGCGGGAGAAGGAACAGCCCTCGCCTCCAAGCCAGGAGCATTTGGCACCCAGGTCAAGAGTGAAAATGGTTTCCTGAGTTGCCAGTTTGCGAAGCAATCCAGTGGCCAAACAGACCAATTCAGCCCTGCACCACCCGCTAGCCAAATGGACACTTCAAATCCAAGCCCAGTGCCAAAGAAAGCCGTGATGGTGAAGCAGGAGGTGCCAGCCGCGGAAGCAGAGCCGTTGTGCCAGTCCCACAGCCCGCGGCTTTTCCTTGGCCAGCAAGGGAGCGCCCTAAGCGACCTCATCAAGGGcacccctccccccaccctcaTCACTGACTCCACAGGGACCCACATCGTCCTCACCGTGACCAAGCAGAGCGCCGAGAGGCAGGGCCTCTCACCCCAcggaaaggcagggagcagctgcccgGCCTTGCAG AGAGTACAATCATCACCTGCTAAAACTCCCAGCCAAGCGCCGTGTCAGCCACCTGCAAGcaccccccagcagcccccgcagcagcagcagcccagaggaCTAAACCAATCCAAG CCCTCatcacagcccagctctcctgctgccccttccccatcccagaTGGAcctggagcagcaacagcacaCGCCGCTTTTTGGAACTCCTCCACCTGCTCTTCCTGTTCCCTCGGTCCCAGTGAAAGAGCCACCACCAGGCTATGAAGAGGCCATGAAAAAACAGCCAAAGGCCCAG GAGAATGGCTGTTCCAGCCAGCAGATGGACGACCTGTTTGATATCCTCATCGAAAGTGGAG AGATTTCTGCTGACTTCAAGGATCAGTCGTCCCCAGCTGGGAAAGAACCACCTGTGGCCTGCTCCCCACCGCCCAGCAGCCACCATTCCTCAGAGCTGGCGGTGCCAGTGTCCTTGGGGCAGCCGGTGCTCGTGGGCCGGCTGGAGGACttcctggagagcagcactggcCTCCCACTGCTGACAGCAGGCCATGATGGGCCAGAGCCCCTGTCCCTGATTGATGACCTCCACAGTGAGATGCTGAGCAGCTCGGCCATCCTGGACCACCCGCCTTCACCTATGGACACCTCGGAATTGCACTTTGCTCACGAGCCATCTGGGAGCATAACCCTGGATCTGGCTGAGGCTAACTTGGACAGCATGGActggctggagctgccaggggggCCTGTCATGAGCCTGGCTCCTCTGAGCACCGCAGCTCCCAGCCTCttttccacagacttccttgatGGACATGATCTGCAGCTGCACTGGGATTCTTGCTTGTAA
- the MRTFA gene encoding myocardin-related transcription factor A isoform X2, translated as MLDKAKTLQPAYVGIVPLAETVSKQGKSCSGTYQDSYHSLREVLQLKLQQRRTREELVSQGIMPPLKSPAAFHEQRRSLERARTEDYLKRKIRSRPERSELVRMHILEETSAEPSLQAKQLKLKRARLADDLNEKIAQRPGPMELVEKNILPVESSLKEAIIVGQVNYPKVADNSSFDEDSSDALSPEQPASHESQGSVPSPMDSRICEPLPSTTGTSLAQGSSQLQISADSSETLFLPEQPPPPLPPPPLLPPSLTNGVALTAAKPPPTLIKQSQPKSASEKSQRSKKAKELKPKVKKLKYHQYIPPDQKQDKGAPPMDSSYAKILQQQQLFLQLQILNQQQQHYNYQTILPAPPKPPGEQQSSTSAPAVRNLSATVSSASSGSSGSSGLMRQNSNAAVGKPGPLPANLDEMKVAELKQELKLRALPVSGTKTDLIERLRAYQEQNGTAGQTTSAPKSSTAAVLTKAAEVVVAFPAARLSTGTALVTTGIAPAEVVVATVTGGSVMKFGSTGSTPPVSPTPSERSQMSTGDENSGTGDTFGEMVTSPLTQLTLQTSPVQFLVKEESTKSASCSINAAPRSERCSTGNSRDAEIRDKDQMLQEKDKQIEELTRMLKQKQQLVEMLRLQLEQEKRSQQSQLAPTAAGEGTALASKPGAFGTQVKSENGFLSCQFAKQSSGQTDQFSPAPPASQMDTSNPSPVPKKAVMVKQEVPAAEAEPLCQSHSPRLFLGQQGSALSDLIKGTPPPTLITDSTGTHIVLTVTKQSAERQGLSPHGKAGSSCPALQPSSQPSSPAAPSPSQMDLEQQQHTPLFGTPPPALPVPSVPVKEPPPGYEEAMKKQPKAQENGCSSQQMDDLFDILIESGEISADFKDQSSPAGKEPPVACSPPPSSHHSSELAVPVSLGQPVLVGRLEDFLESSTGLPLLTAGHDGPEPLSLIDDLHSEMLSSSAILDHPPSPMDTSELHFAHEPSGSITLDLAEANLDSMDWLELPGGPVMSLAPLSTAAPSLFSTDFLDGHDLQLHWDSCL; from the exons CTCTGAAAAGTCCAGCTGCATTTCATGAACAAAGAAGGAGTTTGGAGCGGGCCAGG ACAGAGGACTATCTGAAACGGAAAATCCGGTCCCGGCCGGAGAGATCAGAGCTGGTTAGGATGCACATTCTGGAAG AGACCTCAGCTGAACCCTCCTTGCAGGCTAAGCAGCTGAAGCTGAAGAGAGCCAGACTGGCAGATGACCTTAATGAGAAGATAGCGCAGAGGCCAGGCCCCATGGAGCTGGTGGAGAAGAACATCTTGCCTGTGGAATCGAGCCTGAAGGAAGCTATTATTG TTGGACAGGTGAACTACCCAAAGGTTGCAGACAATTCCTCCTTTGATGAGGACAGCAGTGATGCCCTCTCCCCGGAACAGCCAGCCAGCCATGAGTCCCAAGGGTCTGTCCCATCACCGATGGACTCTCGGATTTGTGAGCCTCTCCCTAGCACCACTGGCACATCACTAGCTCAG GGTTCATCCCAGTTGCAGATTAGTGCAGACTCCAGTGAAACTCTTTTCCTACCTGAGCAGCCACCCCCGCCTCTGCCACCTCCACCTCTTCTGCCCCCTAGTCTTACCAATGGAGTGGCTCTTACTGCTGCCAAGCCCCCACCAACACTCATTAAG CAAAGCCAGCCCAAGTCTGCTAGTGAGAAGTCTCAGCGCAGTAAAAAAGCCAAGGAGTTGAAGCCGAAAGTCAAGAAGCTTAAATATCATCAGTATATTCCCCCGGACCAAAAGCAGGACAAGGGAGCTCCTCCCATGGATTCATCCTATGCCAAAatactgcagcagcagcagctctttctccagcttcaGATCCtcaaccagcagcagcagcactacAACTATCAGACGATCCTGCCAGCCCCACCAAA gCCTCCAGGGGAGCAGCAGAGTAGTACCAGTGCCCCTGCCGTGCGCAATCTCTCTGCCACAGTCAGCAGTGCATCTTCAGGATCCTCTGGTTCCAGTGGGTTGATGAGACAAAACAGTAATGCTGCGGTGGGCAAGCCTGGCCCTCTCCCTGCCAACCTGGATGAGATGAAG GTAGCAGAGCTGAAGCAAGAGCTGAAGTTGAGGGCCTTGCCTGTCTCAGGCACAAAGACGGACCTGATTGAGCGTCTCAGAGCTTACCAAGAGCAGAACGGTACAGCCGGCCAAACAACCTCCGCTCCCaaatccagcacagcagctgtccTCACAAAAGCTGCTGAAGTGGTGGTAGCCTTCCCAGCTGCCAGGCTGAGCACAGGGACAGCCCTTGTCACCACTGGCATTGCACCAGCAGAAGTAGTTGTGGCCACAGTCACAGGTGGCAGCGTGATGAAGTTTGGCAGCACAGGCTCGACTCCTCCTGTTTCTCCAACTCCTTCCGAGCGCTCACAAATGAGCACAGGGGATGAGAACTCGGGCACTGGAGATACCTTTGGAGAGATGGTGACCTCACCCCTCACCCAGCTCACCTTGCAGACATCTCCAGTGCAGTTCCTGGTGAAGGAAGAAAGCACCAAGTCTGCCTCCTGCAGCATAAATGCAGCACCCAGGTCAGAGCGGTGTAGCACTGGTAACAGCAGAGATGCAGAAATTAGGGACAAAGACCAGATGCTGCAGGAGAAGGACAAGCAAATCGAGGAACTCACCCGCATGctgaaacagaagcagcagctggttgAGATGCTTAGGCtacagctggagcaggagaagcgCTCTCAGCAGTCACAACTGGCCCCAACGGCTGCGGGAGAAGGAACAGCCCTCGCCTCCAAGCCAGGAGCATTTGGCACCCAGGTCAAGAGTGAAAATGGTTTCCTGAGTTGCCAGTTTGCGAAGCAATCCAGTGGCCAAACAGACCAATTCAGCCCTGCACCACCCGCTAGCCAAATGGACACTTCAAATCCAAGCCCAGTGCCAAAGAAAGCCGTGATGGTGAAGCAGGAGGTGCCAGCCGCGGAAGCAGAGCCGTTGTGCCAGTCCCACAGCCCGCGGCTTTTCCTTGGCCAGCAAGGGAGCGCCCTAAGCGACCTCATCAAGGGcacccctccccccaccctcaTCACTGACTCCACAGGGACCCACATCGTCCTCACCGTGACCAAGCAGAGCGCCGAGAGGCAGGGCCTCTCACCCCAcggaaaggcagggagcagctgcccgGCCTTGCAG CCCTCatcacagcccagctctcctgctgccccttccccatcccagaTGGAcctggagcagcaacagcacaCGCCGCTTTTTGGAACTCCTCCACCTGCTCTTCCTGTTCCCTCGGTCCCAGTGAAAGAGCCACCACCAGGCTATGAAGAGGCCATGAAAAAACAGCCAAAGGCCCAG GAGAATGGCTGTTCCAGCCAGCAGATGGACGACCTGTTTGATATCCTCATCGAAAGTGGAG AGATTTCTGCTGACTTCAAGGATCAGTCGTCCCCAGCTGGGAAAGAACCACCTGTGGCCTGCTCCCCACCGCCCAGCAGCCACCATTCCTCAGAGCTGGCGGTGCCAGTGTCCTTGGGGCAGCCGGTGCTCGTGGGCCGGCTGGAGGACttcctggagagcagcactggcCTCCCACTGCTGACAGCAGGCCATGATGGGCCAGAGCCCCTGTCCCTGATTGATGACCTCCACAGTGAGATGCTGAGCAGCTCGGCCATCCTGGACCACCCGCCTTCACCTATGGACACCTCGGAATTGCACTTTGCTCACGAGCCATCTGGGAGCATAACCCTGGATCTGGCTGAGGCTAACTTGGACAGCATGGActggctggagctgccaggggggCCTGTCATGAGCCTGGCTCCTCTGAGCACCGCAGCTCCCAGCCTCttttccacagacttccttgatGGACATGATCTGCAGCTGCACTGGGATTCTTGCTTGTAA
- the MRTFA gene encoding myocardin-related transcription factor A isoform X1, protein MLDKAKTLQPAYVGIVPLAETVSKQGKSCSGTYQDSYHSLREVLQLKLQQRRTREELVSQGIMPPLKSPAAFHEQRRSLERARTEDYLKRKIRSRPERSELVRMHILEETSAEPSLQAKQLKLKRARLADDLNEKIAQRPGPMELVEKNILPVESSLKEAIIVGQVNYPKVADNSSFDEDSSDALSPEQPASHESQGSVPSPMDSRICEPLPSTTGTSLAQGSSQLQISADSSETLFLPEQPPPPLPPPPLLPPSLTNGVALTAAKPPPTLIKQSQPKSASEKSQRSKKAKELKPKVKKLKYHQYIPPDQKQDKGAPPMDSSYAKILQQQQLFLQLQILNQQQQHYNYQTILPAPPKPPGEQQSSTSAPAVRNLSATVSSASSGSSGSSGLMRQNSNAAVGKPGPLPANLDEMKVAELKQELKLRALPVSGTKTDLIERLRAYQEQNGTAGQTTSAPKSSTAAVLTKAAEVVVAFPAARLSTGTALVTTGIAPAEVVVATVTGGSVMKFGSTGSTPPVSPTPSERSQMSTGDENSGTGDTFGEMVTSPLTQLTLQTSPVQFLVKEESTKSASCSINAAPRSERCSTGNSRDAEIRDKDQMLQEKDKQIEELTRMLKQKQQLVEMLRLQLEQEKRSQQSQLAPTAAGEGTALASKPGAFGTQVKSENGFLSCQFAKQSSGQTDQFSPAPPASQMDTSNPSPVPKKAVMVKQEVPAAEAEPLCQSHSPRLFLGQQGSALSDLIKGTPPPTLITDSTGTHIVLTVTKQSAERQGLSPHGKAGSSCPALQRVQSSPAKTPSQAPCQPPASTPQQPPQQQQPRGLNQSKPSSQPSSPAAPSPSQMDLEQQQHTPLFGTPPPALPVPSVPVKEPPPGYEEAMKKQPKAQENGCSSQQMDDLFDILIESGEISADFKDQSSPAGKEPPVACSPPPSSHHSSELAVPVSLGQPVLVGRLEDFLESSTGLPLLTAGHDGPEPLSLIDDLHSEMLSSSAILDHPPSPMDTSELHFAHEPSGSITLDLAEANLDSMDWLELPGGPVMSLAPLSTAAPSLFSTDFLDGHDLQLHWDSCL, encoded by the exons CTCTGAAAAGTCCAGCTGCATTTCATGAACAAAGAAGGAGTTTGGAGCGGGCCAGG ACAGAGGACTATCTGAAACGGAAAATCCGGTCCCGGCCGGAGAGATCAGAGCTGGTTAGGATGCACATTCTGGAAG AGACCTCAGCTGAACCCTCCTTGCAGGCTAAGCAGCTGAAGCTGAAGAGAGCCAGACTGGCAGATGACCTTAATGAGAAGATAGCGCAGAGGCCAGGCCCCATGGAGCTGGTGGAGAAGAACATCTTGCCTGTGGAATCGAGCCTGAAGGAAGCTATTATTG TTGGACAGGTGAACTACCCAAAGGTTGCAGACAATTCCTCCTTTGATGAGGACAGCAGTGATGCCCTCTCCCCGGAACAGCCAGCCAGCCATGAGTCCCAAGGGTCTGTCCCATCACCGATGGACTCTCGGATTTGTGAGCCTCTCCCTAGCACCACTGGCACATCACTAGCTCAG GGTTCATCCCAGTTGCAGATTAGTGCAGACTCCAGTGAAACTCTTTTCCTACCTGAGCAGCCACCCCCGCCTCTGCCACCTCCACCTCTTCTGCCCCCTAGTCTTACCAATGGAGTGGCTCTTACTGCTGCCAAGCCCCCACCAACACTCATTAAG CAAAGCCAGCCCAAGTCTGCTAGTGAGAAGTCTCAGCGCAGTAAAAAAGCCAAGGAGTTGAAGCCGAAAGTCAAGAAGCTTAAATATCATCAGTATATTCCCCCGGACCAAAAGCAGGACAAGGGAGCTCCTCCCATGGATTCATCCTATGCCAAAatactgcagcagcagcagctctttctccagcttcaGATCCtcaaccagcagcagcagcactacAACTATCAGACGATCCTGCCAGCCCCACCAAA gCCTCCAGGGGAGCAGCAGAGTAGTACCAGTGCCCCTGCCGTGCGCAATCTCTCTGCCACAGTCAGCAGTGCATCTTCAGGATCCTCTGGTTCCAGTGGGTTGATGAGACAAAACAGTAATGCTGCGGTGGGCAAGCCTGGCCCTCTCCCTGCCAACCTGGATGAGATGAAG GTAGCAGAGCTGAAGCAAGAGCTGAAGTTGAGGGCCTTGCCTGTCTCAGGCACAAAGACGGACCTGATTGAGCGTCTCAGAGCTTACCAAGAGCAGAACGGTACAGCCGGCCAAACAACCTCCGCTCCCaaatccagcacagcagctgtccTCACAAAAGCTGCTGAAGTGGTGGTAGCCTTCCCAGCTGCCAGGCTGAGCACAGGGACAGCCCTTGTCACCACTGGCATTGCACCAGCAGAAGTAGTTGTGGCCACAGTCACAGGTGGCAGCGTGATGAAGTTTGGCAGCACAGGCTCGACTCCTCCTGTTTCTCCAACTCCTTCCGAGCGCTCACAAATGAGCACAGGGGATGAGAACTCGGGCACTGGAGATACCTTTGGAGAGATGGTGACCTCACCCCTCACCCAGCTCACCTTGCAGACATCTCCAGTGCAGTTCCTGGTGAAGGAAGAAAGCACCAAGTCTGCCTCCTGCAGCATAAATGCAGCACCCAGGTCAGAGCGGTGTAGCACTGGTAACAGCAGAGATGCAGAAATTAGGGACAAAGACCAGATGCTGCAGGAGAAGGACAAGCAAATCGAGGAACTCACCCGCATGctgaaacagaagcagcagctggttgAGATGCTTAGGCtacagctggagcaggagaagcgCTCTCAGCAGTCACAACTGGCCCCAACGGCTGCGGGAGAAGGAACAGCCCTCGCCTCCAAGCCAGGAGCATTTGGCACCCAGGTCAAGAGTGAAAATGGTTTCCTGAGTTGCCAGTTTGCGAAGCAATCCAGTGGCCAAACAGACCAATTCAGCCCTGCACCACCCGCTAGCCAAATGGACACTTCAAATCCAAGCCCAGTGCCAAAGAAAGCCGTGATGGTGAAGCAGGAGGTGCCAGCCGCGGAAGCAGAGCCGTTGTGCCAGTCCCACAGCCCGCGGCTTTTCCTTGGCCAGCAAGGGAGCGCCCTAAGCGACCTCATCAAGGGcacccctccccccaccctcaTCACTGACTCCACAGGGACCCACATCGTCCTCACCGTGACCAAGCAGAGCGCCGAGAGGCAGGGCCTCTCACCCCAcggaaaggcagggagcagctgcccgGCCTTGCAG AGAGTACAATCATCACCTGCTAAAACTCCCAGCCAAGCGCCGTGTCAGCCACCTGCAAGcaccccccagcagcccccgcagcagcagcagcccagaggaCTAAACCAATCCAAG CCCTCatcacagcccagctctcctgctgccccttccccatcccagaTGGAcctggagcagcaacagcacaCGCCGCTTTTTGGAACTCCTCCACCTGCTCTTCCTGTTCCCTCGGTCCCAGTGAAAGAGCCACCACCAGGCTATGAAGAGGCCATGAAAAAACAGCCAAAGGCCCAG GAGAATGGCTGTTCCAGCCAGCAGATGGACGACCTGTTTGATATCCTCATCGAAAGTGGAG AGATTTCTGCTGACTTCAAGGATCAGTCGTCCCCAGCTGGGAAAGAACCACCTGTGGCCTGCTCCCCACCGCCCAGCAGCCACCATTCCTCAGAGCTGGCGGTGCCAGTGTCCTTGGGGCAGCCGGTGCTCGTGGGCCGGCTGGAGGACttcctggagagcagcactggcCTCCCACTGCTGACAGCAGGCCATGATGGGCCAGAGCCCCTGTCCCTGATTGATGACCTCCACAGTGAGATGCTGAGCAGCTCGGCCATCCTGGACCACCCGCCTTCACCTATGGACACCTCGGAATTGCACTTTGCTCACGAGCCATCTGGGAGCATAACCCTGGATCTGGCTGAGGCTAACTTGGACAGCATGGActggctggagctgccaggggggCCTGTCATGAGCCTGGCTCCTCTGAGCACCGCAGCTCCCAGCCTCttttccacagacttccttgatGGACATGATCTGCAGCTGCACTGGGATTCTTGCTTGTAA